A genomic window from Brassica oleracea var. oleracea cultivar TO1000 chromosome C8, BOL, whole genome shotgun sequence includes:
- the LOC106307730 gene encoding uncharacterized protein LOC106307730 produces MTRKSQLHPVSRHGVVWLPWKLVIFLYVALSLLSLLSIHLQYYSVTMLEPLSVAGSHIPPRKYPRDCPKVAFLFLTRRDLPLDFMWDRFFKGADQANFSVYIHSQPGFVFNEETTRSHYFYNRQLNNSINVIWGEYSMIEAERLLLSTAIDDHSNQRFVLLSDSCAPLYDFGYIYQYLISSPRSFVDSFINTKERRYSMNMSSVIPEEKWRKGSQWISVIRSHAELIVNDGIVFSAFEKFCKKAPPFGSQEAQLFFRQNLRNCIPDEHYIQTLLTMSGLENEMEPRTLTYTVWNVSGTKHGAKSWHPVTFTFENSGPEDIQEIKSINHVNYGSESRTEWCTADSKPVPCFLFARKFTKEAAMRLVSEVLIGSSKNVAL; encoded by the exons ATGACGAGGAAGTCGCAGCTGCATCCAGTGTCACGTCACGGCGTCGTATGGCTCCCATGGAAGCTCGTTATCTTTTTATACGTCGCGCTATCTCTTCTTTCCCTCCTCTCTATCCACCTTCAGTACTATTCCGTGACAATGTTGGAGCCGCTCTCCGTCGCGGGGTCTCATATACCGCCTCGTAAATACCCCCGCGACTGTCCGAAGGTCGCCTTCCTTTTCTTAACTCGGCGTGATCTCCCGCTTGACTTTATGTGGGACAGATTCTTCAAG GGGGCTGATCAGGCGAACTTCTCTGTCTATATACATTCACAACCTGGTTTCGTGTTCAATGAAGAGACCACGAGATCACATTATTTCTATAACCGCCAGCTAAACAATAGCATCAAC GTTATATGGGGAGAATACAGCATGATCGAAGCAGAGAGATTGTTGCTTTCAACTGCTATAGATGATCACTCAAACCAGAGATTTGTTCTTCTCTCTGACAG TTGTGCTCCGTTATATGACTTTGGTTATATATACCAATATCTCATCTCTTCACCGAGGAGTTTTGTGGATAG TTTTATTAATACTAAAGAGAGACGGTACAGTATGAATATGTCTTCAGTCATACCTGAAGAGAAATGGCGAAAAGGGTCACAA TGGATATCTGTGATCAGAAGTCATGCAGAGCTCATAGTTAATGATGGTATTGTATTCTCAGCTTTTGAGAAATTTTGCAAG AAAGCTCCACCTTTTGGTTCACAAGAGGCACAGCTGTTTTTT AGACAGAACCTGCGCAATTGCATCCCCGATGAACACTATATCCAAACATTGCTTACG ATGAGTGGACTAGAGAATGAAATGGAACCAAGAACACTGACGTACACTGTATGGAACGTCTCGGGTACAAAACATGGAGCCAAGTCTTGGCATCCCGTCACTTTCACATTTGAAAACTCCGGACCTGAGGATATACAAGAAATAAAG AGTATAAACCATGTCAATTACGGGTCTGAATCACGAACAGAATGGTGTACAGCCGACTCAAAACCTGTCCCGTGCTTTCTCTTTGCAAGAAAATTCACCAAAGAAGCAGCTATGCGCCTTGTGAGTGAAGTACTAATAGGATCATCAAAAAACGTAGCCTTATAA